In the genome of Chryseobacterium arthrosphaerae, one region contains:
- a CDS encoding TonB-dependent receptor: MKKILLLWVLIGNIFIVHAQKLYINGKVSDSEKKPVENITVYLLKAKDSSIVNYTATNKEGKFSLKIDEQDAPSILKIDNERLSYSRIFEKIDKPLSLGDIEPEPKKVISIDEVKISVAPVKIKNDTVEFNASSLKVRPDSNIKELLKQIPGVDISNDDKITVDGKTVDQITVNGKAFFDKDGKIALQNLPADIIKNIQFTTTKTKEEELSKKPARSQNTTINFNIDEKKNKGFFGKAMAGYGSDKRYEGNIQANYFNGDTNLSLIASSNNINSRSVSADEVFDTMGSRGGGSQSSGSGIQRFSTVGINYNDKFSSDASLDNLSLRYSESNRETRSKASRSTLLPGDSTLKTDSENSGENDSKDYNFNNSTVIKPDSKTNIYLSPSFSRSESVSSGRSVSSTSKDGKLLNESTSLNSMNGENNAFSPNIYFSRNLKKKGRAISATVNSTISESKTHTVNQSQNTFYRKSGIITDNRDQLQKNQNQINNYTFRAGYTEPVSDSAMVSFDISYSSKLSRDFRDISDYDSATGHYSNYNIALSNSMQQNISQITPEISFSIFKKKFNVWSTANLEISDMKVNSVFKGQQYELQKSFVLPSYSVNFQYAFSERKRLMFANSSSFGIPGAERLIPYKDESDPLVTYTGNPDLKNSWMNSSTISFNNYNIVSNFNYYINVGFIYRNNDVINYTRYDDAGKQIVTYDNISGNKTFNVNAFFNKTFKWEDKKLSVSPRFGMVYNFNNSSVNAQLIKSRTYSLTPSVNLSFEIKDKFTIKPSYRLGYNFSKYSNSDISNINTANQSLKLELTNYLFHSSLVFGNDFEYNTNSNIAPGFKKDFYFWNTSLGYSFYKKQLTAKVKIYDVLNQNQSVSRNITNTYFEDREELILKRYIMFSLSLKLNKFNGKKMKKK; encoded by the coding sequence ATGAAGAAAATCTTACTGCTATGGGTGCTGATAGGCAATATTTTTATTGTACATGCTCAAAAACTGTATATCAACGGAAAAGTATCCGATTCAGAGAAAAAACCTGTAGAAAATATTACCGTATATCTGCTGAAGGCAAAAGATTCATCTATTGTCAATTATACGGCAACCAACAAGGAAGGGAAATTCTCGTTGAAAATAGATGAACAGGATGCTCCATCTATTCTGAAAATCGATAATGAAAGATTGTCTTATTCCAGAATTTTTGAAAAAATTGACAAACCTTTATCACTGGGAGATATTGAACCTGAGCCCAAAAAAGTAATCAGTATTGATGAGGTAAAAATTTCCGTTGCGCCGGTAAAAATAAAAAATGATACTGTAGAATTCAATGCCTCTTCTCTCAAAGTGCGTCCTGACAGCAATATCAAGGAGCTTCTGAAACAGATCCCCGGAGTAGACATCAGCAATGATGATAAAATTACGGTGGATGGTAAGACAGTAGACCAGATTACAGTGAATGGCAAAGCTTTTTTTGATAAAGACGGTAAAATCGCCCTTCAGAATCTTCCGGCAGATATTATTAAAAATATTCAGTTTACGACTACCAAAACAAAAGAGGAAGAGCTTAGCAAAAAACCTGCAAGATCACAGAATACCACCATCAATTTCAATATTGACGAAAAGAAAAATAAAGGCTTTTTTGGAAAGGCAATGGCTGGATACGGCTCTGATAAAAGATATGAGGGAAATATACAGGCCAACTATTTTAATGGAGATACCAATCTCAGCCTGATAGCCTCTTCCAATAATATCAACTCCAGAAGTGTTTCTGCCGATGAGGTTTTTGATACTATGGGCAGCAGAGGGGGCGGTTCACAAAGCAGTGGAAGCGGCATTCAAAGATTTTCAACTGTTGGGATCAATTATAATGATAAATTTTCATCGGATGCAAGTCTGGATAACCTCAGCTTAAGATATTCGGAATCTAACAGGGAAACCCGTTCCAAAGCTTCCAGAAGTACGCTTCTTCCGGGTGACTCTACCCTGAAGACCGATTCTGAAAATAGCGGTGAAAATGACTCGAAGGATTATAATTTTAATAATTCAACGGTCATTAAACCGGATTCAAAGACCAATATTTACCTTTCGCCTTCTTTTTCAAGGTCTGAAAGTGTCAGTTCCGGCAGATCAGTATCTTCCACTTCAAAGGATGGTAAGCTTCTGAATGAAAGTACATCTCTGAACAGCATGAATGGAGAAAACAATGCTTTCAGTCCCAATATCTATTTTTCCAGGAACCTGAAAAAGAAAGGGCGTGCCATCTCTGCTACGGTCAACAGTACCATTTCTGAATCCAAAACCCATACAGTCAACCAGTCGCAGAACACCTTCTACCGGAAATCCGGGATCATTACAGATAACCGGGATCAGCTGCAGAAGAACCAGAACCAGATCAATAATTATACTTTCCGGGCAGGGTATACTGAGCCTGTCTCCGATTCTGCGATGGTAAGTTTTGATATCAGCTACAGTTCAAAACTGTCCAGGGATTTCAGAGATATCAGCGATTATGATTCTGCTACCGGACATTATTCCAATTATAATATTGCGCTCTCAAACAGCATGCAGCAAAATATCAGTCAGATCACTCCTGAAATTTCTTTCTCTATTTTTAAAAAGAAATTCAATGTCTGGAGTACTGCCAATCTTGAGATTTCGGATATGAAGGTCAACTCTGTCTTCAAAGGTCAGCAGTATGAGCTTCAGAAAAGCTTTGTGCTTCCAAGTTATTCGGTGAATTTTCAATACGCTTTTTCTGAACGTAAGAGGCTTATGTTTGCCAATTCTTCAAGCTTTGGTATTCCCGGAGCAGAAAGGTTAATTCCATATAAAGACGAATCGGATCCCCTGGTTACCTATACCGGAAATCCTGATCTTAAAAACTCCTGGATGAACAGCAGTACTATTTCTTTCAACAACTATAATATTGTATCGAACTTCAATTATTACATTAATGTAGGTTTTATCTACAGGAATAATGATGTCATCAATTACACCAGGTATGATGATGCCGGAAAACAGATCGTCACGTATGATAACATAAGCGGAAACAAAACTTTTAACGTTAATGCTTTTTTTAATAAAACTTTCAAATGGGAGGATAAAAAACTTTCCGTCAGTCCGAGGTTCGGGATGGTGTATAATTTTAACAACAGTTCCGTAAACGCGCAGCTGATCAAAAGCAGGACTTACAGTTTAACGCCTTCAGTAAATTTAAGTTTCGAAATCAAGGATAAATTTACGATAAAGCCTTCCTACAGGCTCGGATATAATTTCTCCAAATATTCCAATTCGGATATCAGCAACATCAATACCGCCAATCAGTCTTTAAAGCTGGAGCTTACCAATTATCTGTTCCACAGCAGCCTTGTTTTCGGAAATGATTTCGAATACAATACCAATTCGAATATTGCCCCGGGATTCAAAAAAGATTTTTATTTCTGGAATACCAGTCTGGGCTACTCCTTCTACAAAAAGCAGCTTACAGCAAAAGTGAAGATCTATGATGTGCTGAATCAGAATCAGAGTGTAAGCAGAAATATCACCAATACTTATTTTGAGGATCGTGAAGAGCTGATCCTGAAACGGTATATTATGTTTTCGCTCAGTTTAAAACTCAATAAATTCAATGGCAAAAAGATGAAGAAGAAATAG
- a CDS encoding SH3 domain-containing protein, whose product MSELQDKYSSVVSAAQSAGISNLQVQEQDGILYVSGNASNTAAKDAVWNALGAIDSTYSASDINIDVQVAGLASGASLTVATDESNLNIRQEPSTEAAVVGKAAKGSSVTLIEQTSDDWWKVKTADGQEGYAYSRYLRA is encoded by the coding sequence ATGAGCGAATTACAAGATAAATATTCAAGCGTAGTTTCAGCAGCACAGTCTGCAGGAATTTCAAACCTTCAGGTTCAGGAGCAGGACGGGATTCTTTATGTATCCGGAAATGCTTCCAATACTGCGGCGAAAGATGCTGTATGGAATGCTTTAGGAGCTATTGATTCTACTTATTCTGCTTCAGATATTAACATTGATGTACAGGTGGCAGGTCTTGCTTCGGGAGCCTCTTTAACTGTAGCAACCGATGAGTCTAACCTGAATATCAGACAGGAGCCTTCTACTGAAGCTGCTGTTGTAGGTAAAGCTGCCAAAGGTTCTTCCGTAACTTTAATTGAGCAGACTTCTGATGACTGGTGGAAAGTAAAAACTGCTGACGGCCAGGAAGGTTATGCTTATTCAAGATATTTAAGAGCATAA